Proteins encoded by one window of Silvibacterium dinghuense:
- a CDS encoding alpha-L-fucosidase: MDRRTLLSLSAKAGLLSALPSFGTSVLFAHPLPAFAHEGVALAHPTPDQVRWEDLEIGMFVHFSNETYLNGRPHDFSVPPSEVNPVDLDTDQWARTAVALGAKYIVFVAKHQYGFCSWQTETTDFSLKSSPWKNGKGDIMQMLRASCDKYQLGLGVYLSPRDDHFGAATGGICKTPEEQAKYNAIYRAQLTELVTRYGPLVEIWFDGATATPVGDILSKYQPHASIFQGPAATIRWVGNEDGFAPYPCWNGVDREASAAGTATALDSDPNGNRWLPSEVDVSIRRPDWFWTPDNENKVLSVDQLLSIYYRSVGRGAQLLLNIPPNPSGLLAAPDVAAATAFGAEIKRRFASPIAATSGKGAQVTLKLASSTRIDTVILQEAIEDGERVRAYTLEGRVNGSWTPLGEGSAIGHKRIQPVGPAVVDAVRITVTKAAAAPVLRTLAVYDTGVAPPSDWSAASALWSHNLIGDWKDGRFSLDLHKYVNEAAQYQLRLVPAEGTITEIKDISLILDGASQPKLLKHVPGHPDELIIDVTGLGDTGTISGTVIGATRGQALLQKL; the protein is encoded by the coding sequence ATGGATCGCCGCACCCTGCTCTCCCTTTCCGCCAAAGCCGGACTGCTTTCGGCGCTGCCGTCTTTCGGGACCTCAGTGCTCTTCGCCCACCCTCTTCCTGCCTTCGCTCATGAGGGAGTGGCTCTCGCACATCCCACACCCGATCAGGTTCGCTGGGAAGACCTGGAAATTGGCATGTTCGTCCATTTCAGCAACGAGACCTATCTCAACGGCCGCCCACACGACTTCTCGGTTCCGCCTTCTGAGGTGAATCCGGTCGATCTCGACACCGACCAGTGGGCTCGCACTGCGGTCGCGCTCGGTGCGAAGTACATCGTCTTTGTCGCCAAGCATCAGTATGGTTTTTGCAGCTGGCAGACCGAGACCACCGACTTCAGCCTGAAGAGCTCGCCCTGGAAGAACGGCAAGGGCGACATCATGCAGATGCTGCGCGCCTCCTGCGACAAGTACCAACTCGGTCTCGGCGTCTATCTTTCTCCGCGTGACGACCACTTTGGTGCGGCCACCGGCGGCATCTGCAAGACACCCGAGGAACAGGCGAAGTACAACGCGATCTACCGCGCACAGCTCACCGAGCTTGTCACCCGCTACGGTCCGCTGGTCGAAATCTGGTTCGACGGCGCTACGGCCACGCCGGTCGGCGACATCCTAAGCAAGTATCAGCCGCATGCCTCGATCTTTCAGGGCCCGGCAGCCACCATCCGCTGGGTCGGTAATGAGGACGGCTTCGCACCCTATCCCTGCTGGAACGGTGTCGATCGTGAAGCCTCCGCGGCCGGCACCGCGACAGCGCTCGACAGCGATCCGAATGGCAACCGCTGGCTGCCCAGCGAGGTCGATGTATCGATCCGCCGCCCGGACTGGTTCTGGACACCGGACAACGAGAATAAGGTTCTGAGTGTCGACCAGCTGCTTTCGATCTACTACCGATCGGTGGGACGCGGAGCGCAGCTGCTGCTGAACATTCCACCCAATCCCTCCGGCCTGCTGGCAGCGCCCGATGTGGCCGCAGCCACGGCCTTCGGCGCAGAGATCAAGCGCCGCTTCGCCAGTCCAATTGCCGCCACTTCCGGCAAAGGCGCACAGGTCACGCTCAAGCTTGCGAGTTCCACGCGCATCGACACAGTGATTCTGCAGGAAGCGATTGAAGACGGCGAGCGGGTTCGCGCCTACACGCTTGAAGGACGCGTGAACGGCAGCTGGACGCCTCTCGGCGAAGGTTCGGCCATCGGGCATAAGCGCATTCAGCCGGTTGGGCCTGCAGTCGTTGATGCCGTGCGTATCACCGTCACGAAAGCGGCGGCCGCCCCTGTGCTCCGCACACTCGCGGTCTACGACACGGGTGTGGCTCCTCCGTCGGACTGGAGTGCAGCCTCGGCACTTTGGTCGCACAACCTTATTGGCGACTGGAAGGATGGGCGCTTCTCACTCGACCTGCACAAGTATGTGAATGAAGCCGCGCAGTACCAGCTGCGGCTCGTCCCCGCCGAAGGCACGATCACCGAGATCAAGGACATCTCGCTCATTCTCGACGGCGCATCGCAGCCCAAACTGCTCAAGCATGTGCCCGGCCATCCGGATGAGCTGATCATCGACGTGACCGGCCTCGGCGACACCGGAACCATCTCCGGCACCGTCATTGGAGCCACTCGCGGACAGGCGCTGCTGCAGAAGCTCTAA
- a CDS encoding alcohol dehydrogenase, translated as MAAETRKGRFAQVVSAGGAIEVVIREVSNPAAGHVLVRVEACGVCHSDSITKYGIFPGIQYPRVPGHEVVGRVEAIGDGVTEFKVGQRVGLGWYGGHCGTCEPCRRGDFVCCIRASIPGITYDGGWADYVTAPEEALAAVPESLNSAEAGPLLCAGITTFNALRNSGARPPDVVAILGMGGLGHLGVQYAAKMGYETVAIARGADKALFAKELGAHHYIDSTAQDVAAELKKLGGAKTILATVTDAGAMTAALGGLGYNGKFVVVGVPPEPLQVPVVPLILAKQSVAGWPSGTSIDSEDTLKFSSLTGVKPLIEKYSLDQAADAFARMESGKARFRVVLETGA; from the coding sequence ATGGCGGCAGAGACGAGAAAAGGCCGGTTTGCGCAGGTGGTCAGCGCGGGCGGTGCCATCGAGGTGGTGATCCGCGAGGTGAGCAATCCTGCGGCAGGGCACGTGTTGGTGCGCGTGGAAGCCTGCGGTGTGTGCCACAGCGATTCGATCACCAAGTACGGGATCTTCCCCGGCATTCAATATCCGCGTGTGCCGGGACATGAAGTTGTCGGCCGCGTGGAGGCGATCGGTGACGGTGTGACGGAGTTCAAGGTCGGACAGCGTGTTGGTCTGGGCTGGTACGGCGGCCATTGCGGCACCTGCGAGCCTTGCCGGCGGGGCGATTTCGTCTGTTGTATTCGCGCCAGCATCCCCGGTATCACCTATGACGGCGGGTGGGCCGATTATGTAACGGCGCCTGAAGAGGCCTTGGCTGCGGTGCCGGAGTCGCTGAACTCGGCCGAGGCCGGACCGCTGCTCTGCGCAGGTATCACTACCTTCAATGCGCTGCGCAACAGCGGAGCGCGTCCGCCGGACGTGGTGGCAATTCTCGGCATGGGCGGCCTCGGGCACCTGGGCGTGCAGTACGCGGCGAAGATGGGCTATGAGACGGTGGCCATTGCGCGAGGCGCGGACAAGGCCTTGTTTGCGAAGGAGCTGGGCGCGCACCACTACATCGATTCGACCGCGCAGGACGTGGCTGCTGAGCTGAAGAAGCTGGGTGGAGCGAAGACCATCCTGGCGACGGTGACTGATGCCGGTGCCATGACGGCTGCGCTTGGCGGTCTTGGCTATAACGGAAAGTTCGTCGTGGTGGGCGTGCCTCCGGAGCCGCTGCAGGTGCCGGTAGTACCGCTGATCCTGGCCAAGCAGTCGGTGGCCGGCTGGCCGAGCGGCACCTCCATCGACTCCGAGGACACGCTGAAGTTCAGCTCGCTGACCGGCGTGAAGCCGTTGATTGAAAAGTACTCGCTGGACCAGGCTGCCGATGCCTTTGCCCGTATGGAGAGCGGCAAGGCGCGCTTCCGCGTGGTGCTCGAAACCGGAGCGTAG
- a CDS encoding TetR/AcrR family transcriptional regulator C-terminal domain-containing protein, whose product MKVNRDMVVRAALKLLNEVGLEQLTLRLLGRELKVQAASIYWHFASKEALLDEMATLVLAEGASQLIPARNTSDWTAWAVAFGTGLRKVLLGYRDGARMIAGTRLTNTEYMKTPERMAARLVESGFTVREAVVLLSTVYNYTLNFVMEEQAVFPQPGVRSPQYDIASRNARLDPVEFPLMRQSGAILFDRFDRRYKEGLDLIVRGAASQH is encoded by the coding sequence GTGAAGGTAAATCGGGACATGGTGGTCCGCGCGGCGCTCAAGCTGCTGAACGAGGTGGGGCTTGAGCAGCTCACGCTGCGCCTCCTCGGCCGCGAGTTGAAGGTGCAGGCGGCGTCCATCTACTGGCACTTCGCCAGCAAAGAGGCGCTTCTCGACGAGATGGCGACGCTCGTACTCGCAGAAGGCGCTTCGCAACTCATTCCCGCTCGCAACACTTCAGACTGGACAGCCTGGGCCGTTGCTTTCGGCACTGGGCTGCGTAAGGTGCTACTCGGCTACCGCGATGGCGCAAGGATGATCGCCGGCACGCGCCTCACCAATACCGAGTACATGAAGACGCCGGAGCGCATGGCCGCCCGTCTCGTCGAAAGCGGCTTCACCGTGCGCGAGGCCGTGGTGCTGCTGAGCACTGTCTATAACTACACGCTGAACTTCGTCATGGAAGAGCAGGCTGTCTTTCCCCAGCCCGGCGTGCGATCTCCGCAGTACGACATTGCGTCCCGCAATGCGCGTCTCGATCCGGTAGAGTTCCCGCTTATGCGGCAAAGCGGCGCGATTCTCTTTGACCGCTTCGATCGCAGGTATAAGGAGGGACTCGATCTGATTGTGCGCGGAGCTGCTTCGCAGCACTGA
- a CDS encoding quinone oxidoreductase family protein, with the protein MKAAIVHEVGASPVYGEFDEAGLEAAAAAEGMELVRVSASALSPFSKLRSTGKHYSSGRVFPVVAGADGVGRTADGRRVYFVLPEAPYGALAEKTLVRSRQCIAVPDEVDDVTAAAIVNPGMSGWAALVERARLVRGETVLVHGATSTAGRLAVQIAKHLGAARVIGTGRNERELEELLSLGVDKVIPFRVGADHPNGAQAFESALIEEFGRGIDVVVDYLWGESAKAVITAIARAVEEAHPVRFVHVGSAAGERNVDLPGEALRSSAIQLMGSGVKSVPMVKLLEVIGQVLAAVKPAGLSIATKTMPLAEIAEAWSASAKPRIVCTV; encoded by the coding sequence ATGAAAGCAGCGATTGTGCATGAGGTAGGAGCTTCCCCGGTGTATGGAGAGTTCGATGAGGCAGGTCTTGAGGCGGCGGCAGCCGCAGAAGGCATGGAGCTGGTGCGGGTGAGCGCGTCTGCGCTGAGCCCGTTCAGCAAATTGCGTTCAACTGGCAAGCATTACAGCTCAGGCAGAGTTTTTCCGGTCGTGGCTGGAGCCGACGGTGTGGGCCGGACAGCCGACGGCAGGCGCGTGTACTTTGTCCTGCCGGAGGCTCCTTATGGCGCGCTGGCCGAGAAAACGCTGGTGCGGAGCCGGCAATGCATTGCTGTGCCGGACGAGGTGGACGACGTGACGGCGGCTGCAATTGTGAATCCCGGCATGTCCGGCTGGGCGGCGCTGGTGGAGCGGGCGCGGCTGGTGCGCGGTGAGACGGTGCTGGTGCACGGCGCCACCAGCACGGCGGGAAGGCTGGCGGTGCAGATCGCGAAGCACCTCGGCGCGGCGCGTGTGATTGGCACGGGGCGGAATGAGCGCGAACTCGAGGAGCTACTTTCGCTTGGCGTGGACAAGGTAATCCCGTTTCGCGTGGGTGCGGACCATCCGAATGGCGCGCAGGCGTTTGAGTCGGCATTGATCGAGGAGTTTGGGCGGGGCATCGACGTGGTCGTCGACTACCTGTGGGGCGAGAGCGCGAAAGCGGTCATCACGGCGATCGCCAGGGCAGTCGAAGAGGCGCATCCGGTGCGGTTCGTGCATGTCGGTTCGGCGGCAGGCGAGAGAAATGTAGATCTGCCGGGCGAGGCGCTACGCTCTTCGGCGATCCAGCTGATGGGCAGCGGCGTGAAGAGTGTGCCCATGGTGAAGCTGCTGGAGGTGATCGGGCAGGTATTGGCTGCGGTAAAGCCGGCAGGGCTATCGATCGCGACAAAGACCATGCCGCTTGCAGAGATCGCCGAGGCATGGAGCGCTTCGGCCAAGCCGCGCATCGTTTGCACCGTATAG